Proteins encoded within one genomic window of Pieris brassicae chromosome 12, ilPieBrab1.1, whole genome shotgun sequence:
- the LOC123717334 gene encoding ubiquitin-conjugating enzyme E2-17 kDa, protein MALKRINRELQDLGRDPPAQCSAGPHGEDLFHWQATIMGPVDSPYQGGVFFLTIHFPTDYPFKPPKVAFTTRIYHPNINSNGSICLDILRSQWSPALTISKVLLSICSLLCDPNPDDPLVPEIARIYKTDREKYNELAREWTRKYAM, encoded by the exons atggCGTTAAAACGAATTAATAGG GAATTACAAGACTTGGGTAGGGACCCTCCAGCACAATGCTCCGCAGGCCCACACGGAGAAGATC tatttCACTGGCAGGCCACAATAATGGGTCCA GTCGACAGCCCTTATCAAGGAGGTGTCTTCTTTTTGACTATACATTTTCCAACAGACTATCCATTTAAACCACCAAAAGTTGCATTCACAACACGTATCTACCATCCTAATATAAACAGTAATGGTTCAATCTGTCTCGACATTCTGCGCTCACAGTGGTCTCCGGCACTAACCATATCTAAAG tgttGCTCTCAATCTGTTCACTGTTATGTGATCCAAACCCTGATGATCCTTTGGTACCAGAAATCGCTAGGATCTACAAAACTGACAGAGAAAAGTACAATGAATTAGCCAGAGAGTGGACTAGGAAGTATGCCATGTGA